A portion of the Hymenobacter gelipurpurascens genome contains these proteins:
- a CDS encoding sensor histidine kinase: MNRQTLRYHLLGWGLLVAYDFVGIYGQHLSNLRQMLLLQFTFRLSMMSIFYYCFLLLFPRYLRKNRVPHLLLGLVLAPVVFAATRYALEQGLLPLLFGFSNYTGEVNLLHYLRDNVERGLPMMMVAATAWGVQDAFMQERRRETHQLLQEKTQAELAFLKTQINPHFLYNTLNYIYSEAYLVSEPLAEAVLRLSDLMRYMLHDSPDGKVEVRQEVAYLENYLALHRMRFEDKFFVEFTQQGAPQEQRVAALMLVPFVENALKHGIIHQAEKPVEIRLTFPTPQHLLFEVHNHISHHQKDHTTGIGLANLRRRLDLLYPEQYELAIENDGSVHHTRLLLPLDGPRPLPPATPPGRAVLAESAA, encoded by the coding sequence ATGAATCGGCAAACATTGCGCTATCATCTGCTGGGCTGGGGCCTGCTAGTGGCCTACGACTTCGTGGGCATCTACGGCCAGCACCTCTCCAACCTTCGGCAGATGCTCCTGCTGCAGTTCACCTTCCGGCTGAGCATGATGAGCATATTCTACTACTGCTTCCTGCTGCTGTTCCCGCGGTATCTGCGCAAAAACCGGGTGCCGCACCTGCTGCTAGGCCTAGTACTGGCGCCGGTGGTATTCGCGGCTACCCGCTACGCGCTGGAGCAAGGGCTGCTGCCGCTGCTGTTTGGCTTCAGCAACTACACGGGCGAGGTGAATTTACTGCACTACCTGCGCGACAACGTAGAGCGGGGACTCCCCATGATGATGGTAGCCGCCACGGCCTGGGGCGTGCAGGATGCTTTTATGCAGGAAAGGCGGCGCGAAACCCACCAGCTACTCCAGGAAAAAACCCAGGCCGAGCTGGCCTTCCTCAAAACCCAGATCAACCCGCATTTCCTTTATAACACGCTCAACTACATCTATTCCGAAGCTTATCTCGTGTCGGAGCCGCTGGCGGAGGCGGTGTTGCGCCTCTCCGATTTGATGCGCTACATGCTCCACGACAGCCCCGATGGCAAGGTGGAAGTACGGCAGGAAGTGGCCTACCTGGAAAACTACCTGGCGCTGCACCGGATGCGGTTCGAGGACAAGTTCTTCGTGGAGTTTACGCAGCAGGGCGCCCCACAGGAACAGCGCGTGGCAGCCCTGATGCTGGTTCCGTTCGTGGAGAATGCGCTCAAACACGGCATTATTCATCAGGCGGAGAAGCCCGTGGAAATCCGGCTAACCTTCCCCACGCCCCAGCACTTGCTATTTGAGGTGCACAACCACATCAGCCACCACCAGAAAGACCATACCACTGGCATCGGCCTGGCCAACCTACGGCGTCGCCTCGATTTGCTGTACCCCGAACAATATGAACTGGCCATTGAGAATGATGGCTCGGTGCACCACACCCGGCTGCTGCTTCCCTTAGACGGGCCTAGGCCACTACCACCGGCCACGCCGCCGGGTCGGGCAGTTTTAGCCGAAAGCGCCGCCTAG
- the def gene encoding peptide deformylase gives MIYPIVAFGDPVLKAPAKSLPADFSASELKQLIQDMYDTMYHAHGVGLAAPQVGKSIRLFVVDSEPMLDEDEDGKPIIPEPTAAPVKRAFINPQIVNETGEEWGFEEGCLSIPGIRETVYRKPVVTLRFEDENRQQHEETFSGMTARVIQHEYDHLEGVLFTDYVSGLKKQLLKGKLTRISKGDVSADYRMRFAGQGRR, from the coding sequence ATGATTTACCCCATTGTTGCCTTTGGCGACCCGGTGTTGAAGGCGCCGGCCAAATCCTTGCCTGCCGATTTCTCTGCCTCCGAACTGAAGCAGCTGATCCAGGACATGTATGATACCATGTACCATGCCCACGGCGTAGGCCTGGCAGCCCCGCAGGTTGGCAAAAGCATCCGCCTGTTTGTAGTTGACTCGGAGCCGATGCTGGATGAGGACGAGGATGGCAAACCGATTATCCCGGAGCCAACTGCGGCCCCCGTGAAGCGGGCCTTCATCAACCCACAGATAGTAAATGAAACTGGTGAGGAGTGGGGCTTTGAAGAAGGCTGCCTGAGCATTCCGGGCATCCGCGAAACGGTGTACCGCAAGCCGGTAGTTACGCTGCGCTTTGAGGATGAAAACCGCCAGCAGCACGAAGAAACCTTCTCGGGCATGACAGCCCGCGTGATTCAGCACGAGTATGACCACCTGGAAGGCGTACTCTTCACCGACTACGTTTCGGGTTTGAAGAAGCAGCTGCTGAAAGGCAAGCTAACCCGCATCAGCAAAGGCGACGTGAGTGCCGACTACCGCATGCGGTTTGCGGGCCAGGGCCGGCGCTAG
- a CDS encoding LytR/AlgR family response regulator transcription factor has translation MLRCIAVDDEAYASRLLAAYVQKIPGLEMVATTTNPIEALQWVQEGRADLVFLDIQMPELTGLQFLKICGNRCKVILTTAYPEYALEGFEHDVVDYLLKPIAFDRFLRAVQKAQALVPAAPEPITTTPTTPGNGYLFVKGESKNKFLRVNYADILYAEALGNYLAIHVPGQRLVTYQPLKELAELLPQPPFLRVHKSFLVSLDKITMIDGNTIYVQDKAIPVGETYRESLFRLVRD, from the coding sequence ATGCTGCGCTGTATTGCTGTTGATGATGAGGCCTACGCCAGCCGGCTCTTGGCGGCCTACGTGCAGAAGATACCTGGCCTAGAAATGGTGGCCACTACTACCAACCCCATTGAGGCGCTGCAATGGGTGCAGGAAGGCCGCGCCGATCTGGTGTTTCTCGACATTCAGATGCCGGAACTGACGGGTTTACAGTTCCTGAAAATCTGCGGCAACCGCTGCAAGGTCATCCTCACTACGGCCTACCCCGAGTATGCGCTGGAAGGCTTTGAGCATGATGTAGTAGACTACCTGCTCAAGCCTATTGCCTTCGACCGGTTCTTGCGGGCCGTGCAGAAAGCGCAGGCGTTGGTACCAGCCGCACCGGAGCCTATTACCACGACGCCCACCACACCTGGCAACGGCTACCTATTCGTGAAGGGCGAAAGCAAAAACAAGTTCCTGCGGGTGAATTACGCCGATATTCTGTATGCCGAGGCCCTGGGAAACTACCTCGCCATTCATGTGCCGGGCCAGCGCCTCGTGACTTATCAGCCCCTGAAAGAGCTAGCTGAGCTGCTGCCGCAGCCGCCGTTTTTGCGGGTGCACAAGTCGTTTCTGGTATCACTGGATAAAATCACGATGATTGACGGCAATACCATTTACGTACAGGACAAGGCCATTCCGGTGGGCGAAACGTACCGGGAAAGTCTGTTCCGGCTGGTGCGCGACTAA
- a CDS encoding DUF5694 domain-containing protein: MKLRFSLPLNFLRPLWLLALLLGTASVAVAQQPLEVLIVASSHVNMSPAEEYRPIIEKLKAYKPEMVFSENVSATEMQQMPDDAYPRALFLPRYRYVQQRNPKAKPLTARAVAKADKSLMDFPYYHKTRMNLALSHILSYDRANSEYQLYVLDEHMKPRFGKQELAYYNQVFGGSDSLRRKKLVRPTSEYQTIFFPLVYELQQPRIYSMDCQRYNESWGQAWQHASEAVKNLKARAKADPTLPEAATVQKIAASSTAYNNFWKDSETSLQAYQAMSTPRYDTLDEAVNFYGGEALYGAPGFPTEQIQAMKAQWKLRNEGMCANIVRQARAQGARRVVVAVGASHGHTMRDMLNQLPGVKAVGFNDLP, encoded by the coding sequence ATGAAACTACGCTTCTCTCTCCCGTTAAATTTTTTGCGGCCGCTGTGGCTGCTGGCCCTTCTGCTGGGCACGGCTTCGGTTGCCGTGGCTCAGCAGCCACTGGAGGTGCTGATAGTGGCTTCGTCGCACGTCAATATGAGCCCGGCCGAAGAGTACCGCCCCATCATTGAGAAGCTCAAGGCCTACAAACCCGAGATGGTGTTCAGCGAAAACGTGTCGGCCACCGAAATGCAGCAGATGCCCGATGATGCGTATCCGCGTGCCCTATTTCTGCCGCGCTATCGCTACGTGCAGCAGCGCAACCCCAAGGCCAAGCCCCTAACTGCCCGGGCCGTTGCCAAGGCCGATAAGTCCCTGATGGACTTTCCATACTACCACAAAACGCGCATGAATCTGGCGCTTAGTCATATACTCAGCTACGATCGGGCCAATTCGGAATACCAGCTGTACGTGCTCGACGAGCACATGAAGCCCCGGTTTGGCAAGCAGGAACTGGCCTACTACAACCAGGTTTTCGGCGGCTCCGATTCGTTGCGCCGCAAAAAGCTGGTGCGCCCCACCAGCGAGTATCAGACGATATTCTTCCCTCTGGTCTACGAGCTGCAGCAACCCCGCATCTACTCTATGGACTGCCAGCGGTATAATGAGTCCTGGGGCCAGGCCTGGCAACATGCCAGCGAAGCAGTAAAGAATCTGAAAGCCCGCGCAAAAGCCGACCCAACGCTGCCTGAAGCGGCTACCGTACAGAAAATAGCTGCTTCCTCAACCGCGTACAACAACTTCTGGAAAGACAGTGAGACAAGCTTACAGGCCTATCAGGCAATGAGCACCCCACGCTACGATACGCTCGACGAAGCCGTGAACTTCTACGGCGGCGAGGCGCTATACGGGGCACCCGGCTTTCCTACCGAGCAGATACAAGCCATGAAAGCACAGTGGAAGCTGCGCAACGAGGGCATGTGCGCCAACATCGTGCGGCAGGCCCGCGCCCAGGGAGCCCGGCGCGTGGTGGTAGCAGTAGGGGCCTCACACGGCCACACCATGCGGGATATGCTCAACCAATTGCCCGGTGTGAAGGCCGTCGGCTTCAATGACTTACCCTAA